In Penicillium oxalicum strain HP7-1 chromosome VII, whole genome shotgun sequence, one DNA window encodes the following:
- a CDS encoding Tripeptidyl-peptidase sed3: protein MIWVCWVIFLQAVTWIPTCASRKICSGTVEKLLDLPAGWSTGGPAELSTNLTLRLEIKSPGTSTLETSVLQVSTPGHPRYGKHMKRDEVADLLRPDPSVLDMVLTWLSTEGVSEETLYIRGNWIAFQATVSQVERLLRTQFFYYHSVTSQRSLVRTLEYSVPCEILPHVLSIQPTTRFGGVQAQKGRNLSKRAGLPLDQPIVATAKDLVAECGIVMRPDCLRSLYGLEGRVASPDTRNRLGVSGFLDQYARHADFHDFMHHFSADASCSGFEVVFSNGGMNPENSSASSTEASLDIHLSDHELPAVLTTSYGEIEQSVPATYARSVCGLFAQLSARGVSVIFSSGDSGVGGSCLSNDGTNQTRFQAIFPASCPFVTAVGGVEGIDPEVAIDFSSGGFSDIFPRPHYQDHAVSDYLGRLGSKWNGYYNARGRATPDVAVQAKNFIIRDHETWLKISGTSAAGPVFAGIVSQLNAIRLENGRPRMGFLNPWLYSIGRTAFTDITEGVTGLGTPLFPMMAELALLDEEVAWTNGAKEIISFMITLGESINRDPNLHTRPVITVIIRLGNHVDVRLTAHRGSSVMAAPSPSKLCFKVQHNTSTPSCHCIQPASQTSSPHPNLPSALFLSDSSAPMTDLKSIVPELQNALERKQLDAANNLLSQAKRALLTQNALIPTSSTPPQLVAVARQVLELGALASIRQTDAQSFTRYYQQLQPFYDLERHSGLPGQDSANLDFSTSQRSKITGLYLLLLLSMGDSANFHTVLEGLVEEASLKGGRVEDDAYIKYPVELERNLMEGSYDKVWRETKSERVPSEDFGLFSNVLVGTIRSEIADCSEKAYPSLPISNAKNLLFLESEGAVIEFAQQRGWILRDGRIYFPVEPEAATRSEKDILVASGTVIENTLGYARELETIV, encoded by the exons ATGATTTGGGTGTGCTGGGTGATTTTCCTTCAAGCAGTCACTTGGATTCCCACATGTGCCTCTCGCAAGATATGCTCCGGGACCGTTGAGAAGCTCCTCGACTTGCCAGCAGGGTGGTCCACGGGTGGACCAGCCGAGTTATCCACGAACCTGACGCTCCGGCTCGAGATCAAGAGCCCAGGCACGAGTACACTGGAGACGAGTGTGCTTCAAGTGTCTACACCAGGTCATCCTCGGTATGGGAAGCATATGAAACGGGATGAAGTTGCTGACCTTTTGCGACCGGACCCCAGTGTCCTTGACATGGTTTTGACATGGTTGTCTACTGAAGGCGTGTCTGAAGAGACACTTTACATACGCGGAAATTGGATCGCCTTTCAAGCAACGGTGTCTCAAGTGGAGAGACTGCTTCGCACTCAATTTTTCTATTATCACAGCGTCACCAGCCAACGGTCTTTGGTGAGAACACTCGAGTATTCGGTGCCGTGTGAGATTCTCCCTCATGTGCTATCAATCCAGCCAACGACAAGATTTGGAGGGGTTCAGGCTCAAAAGGGCCGAAACCTGTCTAAACGTGCGGGACTACCGCTTGACCAGCCGATTGTGGCCACGGCAAAGGATCTCGTCGCGGAGTGTGGTATCGTGATGCGGCCTGATTGTCTTCGAAGCCTGTATGGTTTGGAGGGCAGAGTAGCATCACCCGATACTCGGAACCGTCTAGGGGTCTCGGGATTTCTAGACCAATACGCTCGTCATGCTGATTTCCATGACTTCATGCATCATTTCTCTGCAGATGCATCGTGTTCTGGCTTTGAGGTTGTGTTCAGCAACGGAGGGATGAATCCGGAAAACTCTTCGGCCAGTAGCACAGAGGCCAGTCTTGACATACA CCTTTCCGACCACGAGCTCCCTGCGGTGCTTACCACTTCATATGGAGAGATTGAGCAAAGTGTCCCCGCAACGTATGCAAGATCGGTGTGTGGTTTGTTTGCACAGCTGAGCGCCCGGGGCGTGTCGGTAATCTTTAGTAGCGGAGACTCTGGTGTAGGCGGTTCATGCCTCAGCAACGATGGGACCAACCAGACCAGATTTCAGGCCATTTTCCCCGCGTCTTGTCCGTTCGTCACGGCCGTAGGGGGAGTTGAAGGCATTGACCCTGAAGTCGCCATCGATTTCTCGAGTGGAGGCTTCTCGGACATTTTTCCTCGTCCACATTACCAAGATCACGCAGTGAGTGACTACCTTGGCCGCCTCGGCAGCAAATGGAATGGGTACTACAACGCTCGTGGAAGGGCAACTCCCGACGTCGCGGTTCAGGCAAAGAACTTCATCATTCGGGACCATGAGACTTGGCTGAAAATCAGTGGAACGAG TGCAGCTGGGCCGGTCTTTGCGGGAATAGTATCACAACTGAACGCGATCCGACTGGAGAACGGGAGACCTCGCATGGGATTTCTGAATCCATGGCTTTATAGCATCGGACGGACAGCATTCACAGATATCACAGAGGGTG TAACGGGATTAGGAACGCCTCTCTTTCCAATGATGGCGGAATTGGCCCTATTGGACGAGGAAGTCGCTTGGACCAA TGGCGCAAAGGAAATCATCTCTTTCATGATCACATTGGGCGAATCCATAAATAGGGATCCCAATCTCCATACTCGTCCGGTCATCACAGTAATAATCCGTCTGGGCAATCACGTGGACGTTCGGCTGACCGCCCACCGCGGCAGCTCCGTCATGGCCGCGCCTTCACCTTCTAAGCTGTGCTTCAAAGTCCAGCACAACACATCAACGCCGTCCTGTCATTGCATTCAGCCAGCTTCGCAGACGTCCTCTCCACATCCAAATCTGCCGTCCGCACTTTTTCTCTCAGACTCATCAGCCCCCATGACAGACCTCAAGTCCATTGTTCCCGAGCTGCAAAACGCTCTGGAGCGGAAGCAGCTTGACGCCGCGAACAACCTCCTCAGCCAAGCCAAGCGAGCCCTCCTCACCCAAAATGCCCTCATTCCAACCTCTTCAACGCCACCTCAACTCGTCGCTGTTGCTCGACAAGTGCTTGAGCTTGGTGCCCTAGCTTCCATCCGGCAGACCGATGCTCAGTCCTTCACACGTTACTATCAGCAGCTCCAGCCATTCTATGACTTGGAACGACACTCTGGACTCCCCGGACAGGACTCTGCGAATTTGGACTTTAGCACCAGCCAGCGGAGTAAGATCACAGGTCTATATCTGCTTCTGCTTTTGAGCATGGGTGACAGCGCCAACTTCCACACGGTGCTGGAGGGATTGGTTGAAGAGGCTAGCCTGAAGGGCGGTCGTGTGGAAGACGACGCATATATCAAGTACCCGGTAGAGTTGGAACGGAATCTGATGGAGGGAAGCTACGACAAGGTGTGGCGCGAGACAAAGTCGGAGCGTGTACCATCCGAGGACTTTGGTTTATTCTCCAAT GTTCTCGTCGGCACCATCCGCAGCGAGATTGCAGACTGCTCCGAGAAGGCGTACCCTTCCCTCCCCATCTCCAACGCCAAGAACCTGCTTTTCCTCGAGTCTGAAGGGGCAGTCATCGAGTTTGCTCAACAGCGAGGCTGGATTCTTCGTGATGGACGGATATACTTCCCCGTTGAGCCCGAAGCGGCGACGAGATCGGAAAAGGATATCCTGGTGGCCAGTGGCACTGTGATCGAGAACACACTTGGTTACGCTCGCGAGCTAGAGACTATCGTTTAA